The region actgctatcgcaatctcgcgagggctgggttggggccgcactgctatgcttgctcggaacgtgccagccggttttgttgtaggttacttcgggcgcgcttgacgttgtccggaagtTTAACagacggattggagaattgccttgagaggctactttgtacttccgccgccagggccaccgtgtgctcctctgttcggagagagcgttcggtgttttcattgaccgtaatgactccgcgagggcctgacatcttgagtttgagatatgcgtagtgcggcaccgcattaaattttgcgaatgcggttcgtccgagcagggcgtgatagccactgcggaacgggactatgtcgaagattaactctttgcttcggaaattatccggggatccgaagaccacttcgagtgtaactgagcctgtacagctggcttctacacctggtatgacgcctttaaaggtcgtctttgtgggtttaatcctcgagggatctaacccatttttcacactgtatcttgataaagcaggttcaaactgctgccgccgtccatgaggactctagtgaggtgaaatccgtcaatgattggatctaggaccaatgcggcgaatccgccgtgatgaatgctagtgggatggtcccttcgatcaaaagtgatcgggcaggaggaccatgggttgaactttggggcgactggctccaacgcatagacgtccttgagagcacgctcccgttcccttttggggatatgggttgcgtatatcatgttcaccgtccgcaattgtggggggaagcccttctgtcctctgttgttcggcggccggggctcctcctcgtcatcgctatgcagccccttatctctgttttcggcacttaacttgcctgcttgcttgaacacccaacaatccctgttggtgtggttggctggttgttcgggggtgccgtgtatctggcacgagcgatcgagtatccggtctaaactggatgggcccggaggatttcttttgaatggcttcttccgctgaccgggtttagagcctctgaatccggcattaactgccgtatcctcagtattatcgccgttaatgcggcgcttgtgcttgttacgacgcgacctgccattgttgtccttggtatctgagttactagggctcttggtcatgttattgctacgagctagccaactgtcttctcccgcgcaaaagcgggtcatgagtgtcgtgagggctgccatagatttcggcttttcctgtcctaggtgccgggcaagccattcgtctcggatgttatgcctgaaggctgcaagggcctctgcgtccggacaatcgactatttgttttttcttggttaggaaccgcgtccagaattatctggccgattcctctggctgctgaattatgtgtcttaggtcatcggcgtctggtggtcgcacataagtgccctggaagttgtcaaggaatgcggattccaggtcctcccagcaactaattgactctgctggcaggctgttaagccaatgctgagctggtcctttaagcttgagcgggaggtatttgatggcgtgtagatcatcatcacgggccatgtggatatgaaggagataatcctcgatccataccgcaggatctgttgtgccatcgtatgattcgatgtttacgggtttgaaaccctcggggatttgatgatccattactttgtctgtgaagcatagtgggtgtgcggcgcctctgtactgggctatatcacgacgtagctcggatgagctttgtctgttgtgttcggcctggccgtatttgccatatccggcgtgacggttatcgtcacatgacgtgggcgcccacgcgatccgtagattgatcttgtttaccttgccttgtcctccaatatgtctcgcaggtctggtgcgttTCCCCGTGCCCTGGtatttttttgagcggcgccggggtgcggcttgaattgagggccgagaggcctctctgtcgcggccacggggtggccgatcggccgcatcatatgctggtgatataggtttagttgcttcctcctctagttggggtagcagcctgtgctttgggtagctcttggaggggcgctcgagtttgtactcttcggccgccaggaattcagtccatctgtcggctagcaaatcttggtcagctctaagctgctacaGTTTTCTTTTGAGGCTGTTTgctatggccataagcctgcgtttgaaacgctcttgttcggcgggatcctcaggcacgactaattcgtcgtcgtcgaggcttgcctcatctttggagggaggcatataattgtcgtcctcgacctccctgtttgccgctctctcatgagggctggcttctccgtcctcctgcgctaaatcctgctggagggggttgtcttcggcactctccggggtgttgttatctccagtgccggactcaccgtttttgctttgacgggatttagagcggcgccgctgacgccgacgcttaggttgtttcttggaggggtcatcctccgttttttcatcgccattccctgtttttggggtgtccaccatgtatatgtcatatgacgaggtggctttccagtgccctataggtgctggttcttggtcgtctccttcatcggcgtccataccgtcgatgccttcggagtcgtagtcgagcatgtcggttaaatcgtcaacagtggctacaaagtgggtggtgggtgggtttcgaatttcttcgtcgtccgcatcccaaccttgctgaccatagtccggccagggctctcctgacaaagagagagactttagtgaattcaggatgtcgctgaagggcgagtgctgaaagacgtccgcggcggtgaactccatgatcggagcccaattgggttcgatcggaaggggtgcagaagattcggagtccggaaaggagtccggcaccttggagtcacgagctccacgagggacaagattggtgttcggctcgatcgctgtagagattgcagcccccgaggcggcgtctagccacccgtcctcgaccggcgcagtcggctccgagctgagggtcggagcagacacctgagcggcactctgggcactgtccggaggtagagctagatcatgcccatcgtgacagcgcggcgcgctcggctgcggctcgaatccgtcgaagatcatgtctccgcggatgtcagccatgtagtttaaacttccaaatctgacctgatggccaggggcatagctttcgatctgctccagatggccaagcgaattggcccgcagtgcaaagccgccgaatacgaagatctgtcaggggaaaaagtctcaccctggaccgcgtcgtggttgatgatggaagaagccatcgggcctaaaggtgacgacacagaggaaatctcaatgtaagcaccaatgtcggtgtcaaaaccggcggatctcgggtagggggtcccaaactgtgcgtctaggcggatggtaacaagagacaagggacacgatgtttttacccaggtttgggccctctcgatggaggtaaaaccctactcctacttgattaatattgatgatatgggtagtacaagagttgatctaccacgagatcagagaggctaaaccctagaagctagcctatggtatgattgttgttcgtcctacggactaaaactccccggtttatatagacaccggagagggttagagttacacagagtcggttacaatgggaggagatctacatatcatatcggcaagcttgccttccacgccaagaaaagtcctatccgaacacggggcgaagtcttcaatcttgtatcttcatagtccgggagtccgaccaaaggtcatagtccggccatccggacaccccctaatccaggactccctcacttatgcTCTCTTATTTACGAACATGGGAATGCTTGGCGAAAGTCAACATGTCAATTCTCAATAAGCGTAAGCTTGGATCTAAACCCATTGATTGTGTTTATAACATTGGCTATATGTTATTAATGGTAAAATCTTGGGTACCTGACATGAATGTTTGAACAATCATGGAGTTGATTGATGCGACGTTCTTTAAGAATATTTTTTCTATGTGAGATATGCCTAGCTCATGTAGTTAGAGGTGAGGGATAACTCCTGAACTTTTTGTTTCATTCTAACATTCTAAGCGACAGCCCACTGGGATTTCTGAGGAGGATGACAATGAAGCTCTTAGAAGGGGCAAAGATAAATGATCTCAAAGTCATTTGATGaatatttcattgtgtacctcatgACGAACAAGAACAAGTGATCAACAATTTCATCAGCACTAAAAAAATGTACACTTCGTACTCGTGATTCACCCTTTTTTCAACATAGTACAATCTTCTCTCACTCTCCTCCTGCTCTCTGCCTCGTCCCTAAGCTCTCCGCCTCGTCCCTATGCTCTCGGATCTCCTTTCACCGCCCCTCCCATCTTTCTCTGAGCATCGACGGTGGTGAGTATGGCAAGGGACCGTCCCCTTCCATGCTTTCATATTGTAGTTGTTAGGTACCACTAGTCCTATATGATCACGTTTTGGGGCAAGGACATTGGGTTTTCACTCTTGTTTCTTTATTAGTTTATTTACTGTGTGTAGCTATTTCTTTCCGGTTTCTCTTGTTTCCTTCGTTTtggtatttttttcttctgttttcttcgTTTCTTTCTCGATTTCCACCTACTTTTCTACTTTTCTAGTTTTCTTACCTTTTTCTTTTGTTTAACACATatctacatttttcatatacagcaagaacatttttatgcatgTTTAATATTTTCTAATAAACGATTAACATTTTTAAAACAAATATTCGATGTCTTTTTTATATACATTGTAAATGTTTTAAATATATCTAAAACATGTTTTTATACACGTTTTAGATTTTTCAAATATTTTATTAACAATTTTCGAACACAtgttttgataatttttttgaatatttttgaacatttttcaatTACACATCTATACATATTTTAAAATGATATGCATTATTTTTAAAGAGGtcatgaacatagttttgaaatgcGTGCACATTTTTGAAAGGTACACAATATCActtaattaaaaaaatgtttttctatatttttgaaaaatgttacATGCATTTTTCAGGGACGTGCACATTTTTTAAATGGCTGAAACATTGTTTTGAAAGCTAATAACTTTTCTTAATTAAGGTAACCAACTTTTTACACTgtgttaacattttttaaattttgaaGCAAACTGTTTGGTATATATGTCTTataatattttttgaaaaaaaaaacaaaagaaaaaaacattaCCAAACCTGTCCACTAAGCAACACAACAAGTACTccgtccgttcctaaatataagtctttgtaaagatttcattatgaaccacatacggatgtatatagatgcattttagagtgtagattcattcattttgttttgtatgtagtccatagtgaaatccctacaaaaacttatatttagaaacagagggagtactatgttaGCACTGCAAAAACAACGTACTTCCAATGAGAGCTGAGCACGCACAAAAAATCGATTTGCTGGACTGGTCCACTTGTTACGGTCCCTTTAGACGAGCGGTACGTGTAGGTCGCAGCAGGCGAGTCATACAGCCGCACTCGCCCTACAGCGCATTAGGGCATATGATCAATGCATAGCTTCAGGGTGATGCTTCGTGTGGCATGTATGATCGGATATCAGGTAAGGTAGGTTTAAATAGTGAAGCGGATCCTCTGCAGGAGGCAAGTGTTTGAAGAGAAAAAACGTGGTTCGGTGTAAAAAGTTGAAAAGGTTGGTGTGAAgagtagagatgcatgtgtattagagtttttattttctatttcttgagaGGCCCTCTAGTGATAGCTTGTATTGGGGAGAAAAATAAATGTAGGTGCCTCAAACTACTTCTATCTTTTTTAGACAATTTTTTTGAGTACTTTTTTTTGAGAAATTCTTTGAGGGGTATACTTCTATCTTTAGTCACGATACTATGGCGGCCCGATAAGTCTCAGTGGTGGGCCTTAGACGGGCCAGCCTATAAACCATCACAGCCTGGGTTTTATCACTCGCCGAGCGAGAGCTGAAAAGGCAGAGACAGGAAGAGGTGTGgcatcatcgtcttcctcctctcttcttatcCGGAAGTACACCATGCTCCCGATGTCCGTCCACCCCGCTACTACGCCGGCCCTCGCGTCGCGGCCCCGCGTCTCCCTGCCCAGACCTTCCAcatccccttcctcctcctcctcctcctcctcttccagccTCGTCCACTTCAAGAGCAGGAGGCTTCCCCTTCGCTCGCTCCgcatcctcgccgccgccgccgccggcgccgtcgAAGCGGGGGAGCCATACGTCGGTTTGGGGGACGAGGAGCCACTTGGCGGAGAAGGAGATGCGGAATCCGTGGCGGAAAGCGAGGAGGTAATGGTCTTTTCAGCTGCTCTGAACTTGGGTCATTTTCTGTCCGTATATAAATCATGCTAGTTCCTTAAGTACCAACTGTAGCTCAGTCCGTGGAAGTTGGTACATTGTTTTTACTACTACATAGAAGGAGTTCAGTTAGATTCCGTTGCAAATGTACTGTCCTCTTGTTCACTGAAATTTATTAGGCTGTCTGTTTCCACTGACGAATTGAGTTGGATGATGTCACAAAATAAAATAGgagaagtctagttttgaaattttGTACGGTCTTCAGTGCATACTGCATACCATTTTTCGTATTTGGCTGCATGTAAGCAAGAAATAAAATGTTGTAGAATCTGCATATGCCGTGGACCTTGCTCTTATATGAATATTTGCTGTGTGTGGTTGAAATTAAGTGACAGTTGTATATGCATAGATGGGCCTCCTCTCATCGTTTTAATGGAACTGATCACTCATGATTGTAGTATGAGGATTGCATTTTACTAAAATTGACCTCAGATAATATTTTTTGAAGACGAATAGCATACGAAAACAGCACCCTAGTCTCAGAGTCCATTGAAACTGAAATCCTGAATATCATAACCACGTTACAGTACAGCACAAACTTGTGGAAGTGATGTCCGACATCCGAAAGTCGACAGTGTAACAATAGTTTTGATTGTAGATCATTTTAATTTTGAGCTGTGCTAAAACTGCATAACTGGATTCATTAGGTAGGCAAAATTTGTAATACCAGAATGAAATTTGAGATAATTTGAATTGTGCATGGCAGTACAAGGTGGAGGTGCCTGAAAAGCAGGACCCATTGCTGGTACTAAAGTTCATATGGATGGAGAAGAACATCGGCATAGCGCTTGACCAGATGGTTCCGGGTGTTGGTAGCATCCCCTTAAGCCCGTACTACTTCTGGCCACGGAAAGATGCATGGGAGGAACTGAGAGCGAAGCTGGAGGAGAAAGAGTGGATCTCGCAGAAGCAGATGATCATCCTTCTCAACCAGGCCACTGACATCATCAACCTCTGGCAGCAAGGCGGCGGCAGCTTATCGACATGAGGGGCTCGCTGCTCTCCCATCCTCACGAGCTGTTTAGTGTCTTTCTTCTTGCTTTGTTGTTCAGTAATGTTAAAGCCACAATGCCACATGGTACATGATCCTGTAGATCGATCGATTCAATCTGTTCTCGTATGATTCTGTTTGTGGAAAATGAATTTTGATTTAATCCTCGCAAGGCTTGTGTGTTTGGGTTTGGTTATTGGCAAGGACGGCGTTTAAGATGATCGACCGTGAATGGTTCTACTAGTATTTTATTACGATTATATTATGATATGATGCGCTGCCTACCATTCTCTGGCGAAAAGAAGCCTGCGGCTACCTGCACCGGAGTACCACTAGATGGACATATGACCAAGATTCTGCCGGATAGCTTGATCCTGGGCTACTATGCAATTTCACCAGTCAAGAGTCAACACCCCTGGCAAACCTAGCTAGAAAAAAACAGTGGGATTTCGGGCGTCGAGCTTCGCCGTTGTTAGCTTATAATaaatcaaagaaagaaagaaaaagcttCGCCGTTGTTTATCGCGGTGGAAGCGTCGGCAGTCAGCCTGAGCTGAAAGCCCGGCAAGCCGTACTTAAAGGCTATATCTTGCGCATAGCAAGTCTTTCTTCAGTCTCAAGCGTCTACAGCTGTGGGCTGATCCATTCGCGCATACTTAAAAGAAATAACTACAAAAAAGAGATGGATCTCCTGGTTGCAGTGTAGTGCTGCTAGCAACTGGGCCATCATCCACTTCACGTTTAATTAGTAGGTCGCGACCTTGTTAGAAAACGAAAGCCGGGTTTCCACTGGATTTCCAgggtttttcttgtttttttttgttttccgctggtttttcttcatttcttttttctgtttttaattttctttgatttttttgttttctctctGGTTTTCATTGTTTTTCTATACACCTTTTTGTATATATCTAATACAATTTTCTTTTAAATGTTTAATAATTTTCATATATAAGATTAACATTTATTCAATACATGGTCATCATTTTTTCTATACGCATTTTACATCTTTTCAAATCTTTGATTAACATGTTTCAAATACAACT is a window of Triticum dicoccoides isolate Atlit2015 ecotype Zavitan chromosome 2B, WEW_v2.0, whole genome shotgun sequence DNA encoding:
- the LOC119364507 gene encoding 30S ribosomal protein 3, chloroplastic-like — encoded protein: MLPMSVHPATTPALASRPRVSLPRPSTSPSSSSSSSSSSLVHFKSRRLPLRSLRILAAAAAGAVEAGEPYVGLGDEEPLGGEGDAESVAESEEYKVEVPEKQDPLLVLKFIWMEKNIGIALDQMVPGVGSIPLSPYYFWPRKDAWEELRAKLEEKEWISQKQMIILLNQATDIINLWQQGGGSLST